The uncultured Methanobrevibacter sp. genome contains the following window.
CCTGCATATTTTGTATCAATTTCAAAGTCAAATGTTGAGCTGTGTCTGGCTTCAAGCATTCTGATTTCAACATCCTCAAATTTAACGGATGCACCATAGTTAATTCCAATGGCATTTACTCCTTTTCTTTGAAGATATATGGAAATTTCATAATTTGTTATAACAATCAAATTTGTATTGTTTCTTGATATTTCAATGACATCTCCGAAGTGGTCTGCATGGCCGTGGGTGATGCAGATAATGTCAGGATGCAAATCGCTAATTTTTAGAGGGCATACAGGATTTGCCTGAATGAATGGGTCGATTAAAATATTTAATCCTCTATTTGAGGTTAATTCAAATGCCGAATGACCTAACCATTTAAGTTTCATATTTTACAGACCCCATCAGCACAACTGTCTGCGTCCTTATCATCATCAACTTCATTTTCTGCAACAATTTGTGACAGGACACTTTTAAAGTCATCATATGATAATGCGCCTGGAATTGAGTATTTATTGTCAAATAAATAAAATGGAACACCGTGTATTCCTCCGGATAATGCAATATCCTCGTCTTCTTCAACCTGACTGTTGTATAAATTACTGTTCAGCACGTCATTTATTTGATTTTCATCCAAACCTGCATCTAAAGCGATTTTAAGTAGCACTTCCTTATCTGCCAGCTTAAGGTTTTCAACAAAATAAGCATCAAATAGTAATCTGGCCAGTTTTTCCACATTTTCAGGATATTTGTCCTGTGCCAGTTTCATCAGTCTGTGGGCATCACGGGTGTTAGTGTAAAGTGTTGATTCATATTTAAAATCAATGCCCTCATCACGGCCAAGCCCTGAAATTTGTGCAACCTGCTTTCTAGCATCTTCAATTGATAGGTCATATTTGATGGCAAACCTTTCAACAGTAGTGGATTTGACATCCTTTGGTGCGTTTTGATCAAGCTCAAAAGCACGGATATCAAATTCAACATCCAAATTTAAATCATTGATTGCTCTTTTTAATCTGCTATTGCCAATGTAACAGTATGGACAGGCAAAGTCGCTCCAGTATGTAATTTTCATAATATTCCTCAAAGAAATATTTAAAAGATTTAATTAATAAATAAGTAAGTAACTGTATAATTACTTGGTAGATAATATGATTAGCAATGATATTTGCCCGATTGGAAATACTTTAGATTTGTTTAACAGGAAATGGATTTTTTGTATCATGTCAAATATATTCAGGGGAATGACACATTTCAACGAGTTTAAGGATGCAAATCCCACAATCAGTAATCATGTGTTGGCACAGACTCTGAAGTATATGGAAGAACAGGAACTAATCACCAAGACAGTTGTTGATGAGCACCATAATAAGACAGAATATGCTTTAACTCCTAAAGGCCTTAGGGCTAATAGGATACTATATGAAATCACTGAGTATTATTTTGATGAATTGAATTATTCCAATTCTGATGATGTGGAAATTGAAGAACTTTTGGGTGAATACCGCAAAATTTACAATATCCGGTAAGTTTATAATTACTTATTTCTTTTTATACTATTTTTTACTAATTACTTTTTATGAAATCCATATTTGATAAATGTAAATTCGGTGACTTAATACTTAACAGCAGAATCATCAGAACAGGTTTATGGGAATCCCAACAAGATGATTTAAACGCAATTTATGATAGATATGAAAAAATAGCCTCAAGCGGGGTTGGTCTAATTACTTCTGAGCTGTATTCAATATATCCTAATGATAAGTTTAGTGAACATTCCTTTAAAATGAGCAATCGGAATTTCATGACTGTGGCAAGAAAATTGGCTGAAATTTGCCATAGTTATGGGGTTGCAATTTTAGGGCAAGTTGAATTCATCAAATTCAACCGTGGAATTGACTTGGATATTTCAGTCAATGATTTAACTGTTGAAGATATTCGTAAAATACAGGCGGATATTATTTCTGCAGCTCAACAGTTGCAATTTGCAGGATTTGACGGGATTCAATTGTCAATAGGTAATAATTTTTACCTATCTAAATTCATCAATCCATATTATAATCAAAGGGAAGATAATTATGGTGGAAATTTATTTAATAGGTCACGTTTGGTTTTGGAATTGGTTAAAGTAATGAAAGATAACTTGGATTTACATATTTCCTGCAAAATCAACACGTTTGATGAGAGGAAAAATGGATTTAATTCAACTGAAAGTTTTAAAGCTTGTAAATTACTTGAAAAAGTTGGAGTTGACAGTCTTCAGTTAACACGACCTCTTTCACCTTTGTATTTCACCAACAAAGTATCTGGAGAAGATGAACTAATAGATTATACTTCTAAACTAATAGATTCTGTTGACATTCCTGTCATTGTTGGTGGGGGATTTAATGATATGATTCATATGAATGAATTGCTGAACAGTACTAATATTGAATTCATGTCAATGTACAGGCCTTTTGTTGCGAAGGAAGATTTTTTAAATAATTGGAAAATCAATGGTGAAGGTAAATCCAAATGTTTGAAATGCAATAATTGTTATAGGACAAAGACCAGCACATGTTACCATTATTAGGGTAATTTAAGGAAGCAAAAGTTGAGATTAATTATTGAATCAGTTAATTTTAGGTAATTTGTGAATTACTTTCTCCTTTTTATATTCCTTTTATCTAATATGTAACTATGAAAAGTATATTTGACAACACTAAATTCGGCAGTCTTGAGGTTTCCAGTCGTATAATAAGAAATGGGTTGTGGGAATCCCAAAACGATTCCAGTAAAAATCTGTCTCAGGATGTATTTGACAGATATGAAAAATTATCAAAAAATAATGTTGGCGTAATAGTCTCCGAGTTGATTTCATTATATAGTCATGACAGATTCAGTGATTTTACTGATTATATTAATGCTCCTTCATTCATACGGGACTTTAAAGAGGTTACCAGCATAGCCCATGAAAATAATACTCCAATTCTTGCCCAAATAGGCTTTATCAACTGTAATGTAAATGGGAAACAGATGATGGAAGTCAATGATTTGACTTTGGAGGATATAAGGACAATTCAGGCGGATTATATTGTTGCAGCAAAAAAGATAATGTTTGCAGGATTTGATGGAATAGAATTATGCATAGGCAATAATTTTTATTTATCACGTGTCATGAATCCTTTTGAAAATACACGCAGTGACAATTATGGTGGAAATACTTACAATCGTGTGAGAATGGTTTTGGAGATAATTAAATTGATTAAAAAAACAACAGGATTGCATGTTCACTGTAAGGTTAATTTGTATCAGGATGAAGAGGATTCTCTGGAAATTTGCAAAATTCTTGCTGAAAACGGTGCAGATAGCTTACAGATTACTAAATTCTTATCTCCACAATACTTTAGAAAAGGTCAATCAAATCAAGACATGTTAGTGAGCTTTGCGGATAAAGTTGCAAAGAATGTTTCCATCCCCGTTGTTTTAGGTGGGGGAAGGTCAGATATGGATAAAATCATCGAATTGTTAAATAATACTGATATTGACTTTATTTCAATGCAAAGACCCTTTGTAAAAGATCCTACTTTTTTAACTCAATGGAAAATTGATGGATATGGCAAATCTGAATGTAAAACTTGTAACAACTGCTATTGGAAAAAACAGAGTGTTTGTTTGATAGAATATAGTGATTAATCATCATTTTTTTTAAAGATATCTGCAATTAAAATAGTTTCATGAAATTTGGTCTAATGAGAGTATTATCGCATCTAAAAATTATTATGTTGCAAAATGAGAGTGTCGAAACTTTTTTATAAGTTTCATACGAATTGTTCGTAGTTTTTTCAAAATAATTTGTCTAATTAATTAAATTTTGTTGGTAATGTACGGTGTATGCTATGTTTCCAATTATAATTGATTTATGGATTACTTTTGTTTTATTAATCTTTTATAATTTCGTTTCCTTTTTTTTAGTAATGATTATATGTGCTGAAATAAATATATTTTATGGAAATTCAATTAATAAATGTGATGTGCTTGCTTGAAGAATTAATTAAAAATATTAGTAAGGATTGGTCTACTTTAGATAAAAATGAATTGAAATCTTATATGATTTCAGGATCTATTTTTTTTAGAACTAATTGGACTTGTTATATCCTTAGTGTTATTCTTAATCGTAGATTTACCCACCTCATTTGTAATTAATATTATCATCGGTTTTACAATACTTACATTATTATCAGCAATTATCGTTTATAATCGTGATTATCTTGATGGAAAATATGGATTATTTTATGAAGAATATAAAGGCCTATCTTATCAGGGAGTAGTTTTATTTTTCATTCCTGCAAGTATTGCATTTGCTTTTATTATTTATCCAATTGCTTCACATCAAGGAGGAATCTATTCTGCCATTGGATTTTGTTTAGCAGCATTATACCCTGCATTTTTCATGTTTTTAAGAATTAACGTTTATAAAAATGAGAACAGTCACAAATTAGTAACTGAAGATAAAAATGGAAATAGAATCATAGAATATGTTATCGGATATCATCCTGCTATTTATTATATTTTTGGAAGTCTTATAAGTTGCCATCTCATTGGATTTTCATTAATGAAAGTTATATCAGGTATTGCAGAAAGTAACTTAGACATATGTTACTTAATCTACTTTATTTCCTCATTACTAATTGTTTCATTTATATTATCTCCAGACATAGCAAATAAAATTCTACCATTCGAATTAAAAGAAAAGAATGGTTTAACAAAATTTTTAATAATTGGAATAATACTTATGGCAATAATGGGTTCATTATTTGTAAATTGGTAAACTAAAATTTCAGATTAATTATTGATTGTGTATATGATATTCCCATAATATTGTTTCCAATAGTATTCTCTTATTTTTAAAAATTTCTTTTATCAAATTGCTCTACTTTTGTAAAATTGCTTTAACTTTATAATTTTGTATTTATTTAAAACAAAAAGCTTATAAAATTTGTAATTAAATATAATATTGAATTATATTTTTTAAAATAAAAAAATAAATATTTTAAAATGATTGATTATTCAATTGAAATAATTAATTCCTGTGGTGAATTCTTTGTGCCTGATACTAAACATTTTGGTGTTAAGAATATTCAAAGAATTGGAGATTTTGACTTAATCTTTGAAACATTCTTACACAATCCACAATGAGTATTATCAAACAAGATTTCAATAACATAAAGATTAAATGTAATGAAAAATACATTATATTACAATATATAATGAAAAATTAATTATATAATTAAAACTACATTATATTACAATACATAATGCAAATTACATTACATGAGGGTTAAACATGGATGAAATTGCAAGCATTACAGATACAAATTTAACTGAAACACAATTCTACAACAGGGCAGATGAAATTAATATACTGTCAAGTCTATTAGGAACCACGGAATTCAATTCATCCCCCACAATACTATTGACTGGAATTAGGGGAGTAGGAAAGACAGCACTCATCAAAAAAATTAAACATAAATTTGATAAGGAATATCTGGTAGTAGATATTGATCTGTCAAGAAGTAATGCATACCAACAAAAAAAGCTAAGTCGAGGCAGCATAATCAAAATAATCTATGATGCAATAATAAAAGCTTCGAAAGAATTCGGCTTAAGAACACTTGACAAGAAAATAGAAAAATACTTTAAAACAAATAAATTCAAGATAGATAAGATTTTATCTTATGAACACATTCCAGTACCAGTATTTGAAAGTGAGGAGAATTATGCAAGATTAGCTGATTTTGTAATGGAATTGCCCCAAAAAATTTACGAAGACAATAGTGACAAATTAAAAGGAGTATTCATTTTCATTGATGAAATCCAATTGATTAAAGATTTAGACAATGTAGACAAATTTTTATGGTATATGCGTAGTTTCATTCAAAACCAAAAAAATGTTGCATACCTATTTTGTGGAAGTATGAGTTTGAAAGACAGTTTAATCAATGATTTAAATGGAAAGGAAGGTGCATTTGGAGGAAGAATGCTAACAATTGAAATCCATCCATTTTCAAAACAAACAACAAGGGAATACATCGAATCAATTCCAAGAAACATATTGCTGGATGATGGGGGATTTGAAAGATTTTACAAATGCACTCGAGGAATACCTTATTACATCAACATATTTGCAAAAATTCTTCCAGAAAACATAACCTTAACAGAAAATAACATTATTGAGTTATTTAAGGATTCGATTGATTATCTTGCAGTACATTTTATATTCATGTGGTCTAAATTAACATTTCAAGAACAAAAA
Protein-coding sequences here:
- a CDS encoding metal-dependent hydrolase, translated to MKLKWLGHSAFELTSNRGLNILIDPFIQANPVCPLKISDLHPDIICITHGHADHFGDVIEISRNNTNLIVITNYEISIYLQRKGVNAIGINYGASVKFEDVEIRMLEARHSSTFDFEIDTKYAGNPGSFLLTFDNNLKVFHAGDTGLFSDMKFVIGEIYKPDIAILPIGNIFTMDIKEASIAASWIKPKFVIPMHYNTFPSIAQNPEEFEKLVPNSKTLIPNVMESIEF
- a CDS encoding DsbA family protein, with the translated sequence MKITYWSDFACPYCYIGNSRLKRAINDLNLDVEFDIRAFELDQNAPKDVKSTTVERFAIKYDLSIEDARKQVAQISGLGRDEGIDFKYESTLYTNTRDAHRLMKLAQDKYPENVEKLARLLFDAYFVENLKLADKEVLLKIALDAGLDENQINDVLNSNLYNSQVEEDEDIALSGGIHGVPFYLFDNKYSIPGALSYDDFKSVLSQIVAENEVDDDKDADSCADGVCKI
- a CDS encoding helix-turn-helix domain-containing protein, whose protein sequence is MISNDICPIGNTLDLFNRKWIFCIMSNIFRGMTHFNEFKDANPTISNHVLAQTLKYMEEQELITKTVVDEHHNKTEYALTPKGLRANRILYEITEYYFDELNYSNSDDVEIEELLGEYRKIYNIR
- a CDS encoding tRNA-dihydrouridine synthase — translated: MKSIFDKCKFGDLILNSRIIRTGLWESQQDDLNAIYDRYEKIASSGVGLITSELYSIYPNDKFSEHSFKMSNRNFMTVARKLAEICHSYGVAILGQVEFIKFNRGIDLDISVNDLTVEDIRKIQADIISAAQQLQFAGFDGIQLSIGNNFYLSKFINPYYNQREDNYGGNLFNRSRLVLELVKVMKDNLDLHISCKINTFDERKNGFNSTESFKACKLLEKVGVDSLQLTRPLSPLYFTNKVSGEDELIDYTSKLIDSVDIPVIVGGGFNDMIHMNELLNSTNIEFMSMYRPFVAKEDFLNNWKINGEGKSKCLKCNNCYRTKTSTCYHY
- a CDS encoding tRNA-dihydrouridine synthase is translated as MKSIFDNTKFGSLEVSSRIIRNGLWESQNDSSKNLSQDVFDRYEKLSKNNVGVIVSELISLYSHDRFSDFTDYINAPSFIRDFKEVTSIAHENNTPILAQIGFINCNVNGKQMMEVNDLTLEDIRTIQADYIVAAKKIMFAGFDGIELCIGNNFYLSRVMNPFENTRSDNYGGNTYNRVRMVLEIIKLIKKTTGLHVHCKVNLYQDEEDSLEICKILAENGADSLQITKFLSPQYFRKGQSNQDMLVSFADKVAKNVSIPVVLGGGRSDMDKIIELLNNTDIDFISMQRPFVKDPTFLTQWKIDGYGKSECKTCNNCYWKKQSVCLIEYSD
- a CDS encoding ATP-binding protein, with the translated sequence MDEIASITDTNLTETQFYNRADEINILSSLLGTTEFNSSPTILLTGIRGVGKTALIKKIKHKFDKEYLVVDIDLSRSNAYQQKKLSRGSIIKIIYDAIIKASKEFGLRTLDKKIEKYFKTNKFKIDKILSYEHIPVPVFESEENYARLADFVMELPQKIYEDNSDKLKGVFIFIDEIQLIKDLDNVDKFLWYMRSFIQNQKNVAYLFCGSMSLKDSLINDLNGKEGAFGGRMLTIEIHPFSKQTTREYIESIPRNILLDDGGFERFYKCTRGIPYYINIFAKILPENITLTENNIIELFKDSIDYLAVHFIFMWSKLTFQEQKIIISLLGNPKRRIEIANTLEVTSGSLNRPLNRLLDFDLIEYVNDKYQITDPILTYWLQNSHEKNGIYPFRSI